The Streptomyces sp. 11x1 genomic sequence GTACAAGAACGTGGCGCTGATCGCGCGCCCCGGCGCCGAGTCCCGGCGGGCCGAGACCGAGGGGATCGAGGAGGCCGTGGCCGCGCTCGGCTGCTCGGTGAACTGGGTCTGGGAGCCGGGCACGCTGGAGGGCGGCGACGTCCTGAAGGTCGGCGACACCGTGTTCGTGGGCCGGGGCGGGCGCACCAACGCGGCCGGCGTCCAGCAGCTGCGGGCCGCGTTCGAGCCGCTCGGGGCGCGAGTGGTCTCCGCCCCGGTGAGCAAGGTGCTGCATCTGAAGTCGGCGGTCACGGCGCTGCCCGACGGCACGGTCGTCGGGTACATCCCGAAGATGGACACCCCGTCGCTGTTCGGGCGCTTCCTGCCGGTGCCGGAGGAGGCCGGGGCGCACGTGGTGCTCCTCGGCGGCGACAAGCTGCTGATGGCGGCGAGCGCGCCGAAGACCGCCGAGCTGTACTCCGACCTCGGCTATGAGCCCGTCGTGGTCGACATCAGCGAGTTCGAGAAGCTCGAGGGCTGTGTGACATGCCTCTCGGTGCGGCTGCGTGGACTGTACGCCTGACGGGTGATCGCTTCCCCTCTTCGACCCCGGGACCTGCGGGTCCACGGGGCCTTCGGCATGCCCGCCGAGCCCTCGGGGGACGCCGCTGATCAGCGGTCTTTACAGCGCACTTAACCTACGGCATCGTAACCTACGGCTTCGTAGCCTACGATGCCGTAGGTTCAGGTCGCCCGCCTGAGGCAGCCCCGAACGTCCCGTTCCCTGTACGTCCCCCTGGAGCATCTGTGTCGATCACTTCTCCCCACCTCGGCAGCCCGTCCGGCGAATGGACCGACGCGCGGCTGCTGTACGCACTGGAGGAAGTCGTCGAGAAGGAACTCAACCGGCACCTGAAGGTCACCAAGGACTGGATGCCGCACGAGTACGTGCCTTGGAGCGACGGCCGCAACTTCCCCGGCTTCTTCGAGGACGGCGAGGCCTGGGAGAAGGGGCAGTCGAAGGTCTCCGAGGTGGGCCGGATCGCCCTCGTGGTGAACCTGCTGACCGAGGACAACCTGCCCAGCTACCACCACGAGATCGCCACCCTCTTCGGCCGGGACGGCGCCTGGGGCACCTGGGTGCACCGCTGGACCGCGGAGGAGGGCCGGCACGGCATCGTGATGCGCGACTACCTGCTCGCCTCGCGCGCGGTGGACCCGGACAAGCTCGAAGAGTTCCGGATGTCCCACATGAGCGAGGGCTTCGAGTCGGACAACCGGCACTCGATGCTGCACACGGTCGCCTACGTCGCCTTCCAGGAACTCGCCACGCGCGTGTCGCACCGCAACACCGGCCACCACTCCGGTGACCCCGTCTGCGACCGCATGCTGGCGCGCATCGCGACCGACGAGAACCTGCACATGATCTTCTACCGGAACCTGCTGAAGGCCGCGTTCGAGTTCGCGCCCGACCTCACCATGCAGGCCGTCCGCGACGTCGTCGTGAACTTCCGGATGCCCGGCCACGGGATGCCCGGCTTCGAGCGGGCCGCCGCGCAGATGGCCATCGGCGAGGTCTACAACATGCGCATCCACCACGACGACGTCCTCGCGCCCGTCATCCGCTTCCTGAAGATCATGGAGATCGACGGTCTCGGCCCCGACGGCATGAAGGCGCAGGAGGAACTCGGCCTCTACATGGGCGGACTCGACGCGGAGGCCCGCAAGTTCGACGAGAAGCTGGCGGCGCGCAAGGCACGGATGGCGGCGCGGGCCGGGGCCTGACAGCCGCGCACCGCGGACGCTCGTGA encodes the following:
- the ddaH gene encoding dimethylargininase; translation: MPSKKALVRRPSPRLAEGLVTHVERTEVDVDLAVEQWEAYGEALRDHGWETIEVDPADDCPDSVFVEDTVVMYKNVALIARPGAESRRAETEGIEEAVAALGCSVNWVWEPGTLEGGDVLKVGDTVFVGRGGRTNAAGVQQLRAAFEPLGARVVSAPVSKVLHLKSAVTALPDGTVVGYIPKMDTPSLFGRFLPVPEEAGAHVVLLGGDKLLMAASAPKTAELYSDLGYEPVVVDISEFEKLEGCVTCLSVRLRGLYA
- a CDS encoding acyl-ACP desaturase, whose product is MSITSPHLGSPSGEWTDARLLYALEEVVEKELNRHLKVTKDWMPHEYVPWSDGRNFPGFFEDGEAWEKGQSKVSEVGRIALVVNLLTEDNLPSYHHEIATLFGRDGAWGTWVHRWTAEEGRHGIVMRDYLLASRAVDPDKLEEFRMSHMSEGFESDNRHSMLHTVAYVAFQELATRVSHRNTGHHSGDPVCDRMLARIATDENLHMIFYRNLLKAAFEFAPDLTMQAVRDVVVNFRMPGHGMPGFERAAAQMAIGEVYNMRIHHDDVLAPVIRFLKIMEIDGLGPDGMKAQEELGLYMGGLDAEARKFDEKLAARKARMAARAGA